In Festucalex cinctus isolate MCC-2025b chromosome 5, RoL_Fcin_1.0, whole genome shotgun sequence, a single genomic region encodes these proteins:
- the wscd2 gene encoding sialate:O-sulfotransferase 2, whose translation MVKPLLKIQRYFRRKPIRFFTLSLIYLTAGSLVFLHAGIGGDKQGARVYAAVASETGGQMASSDGVRVFKEAHGPGRGYIPMWKKKAGQTREGKAGDYANKKGRKAKETDDARAKYIGCYVDSTQKRALKGVSFFDYKKMTVFRCQDNCAERGYMYAGLEFGAECYCGHKIQTANASESECNMECKGEKSNTCGGANRLSIYRLELSQESARRHGSAIFKGCFQRPDNVTLALPFTLSIQNMSVDKCVDTCSEKEKSLAVLAGDRCHCGFPTSVFSLHEPEDEGMCLHRCPGEEFESCGNNQYFVVYQTQVQDHRCTDRRFLPTGGNQLVALASFPGSGNTWCRHLIELASGFYTGSYYFDASLYNKGFKGERDHWRSGRTICIKTHESGRKDIGAFDSSILVIRNPYKALVAEFNRLYGGHIGFASQANWKGKEWPEFVQSHAPWWGSHIMDWLHYGKRIHVVHYEALKRDLFSHLKGMLQFLGLKVSEERLLCMEGQKDGNFKRSGLRKLKYDPYTPQMRSNISQLIRKVDAALRKRNLSGVPDEYMPR comes from the exons ATGGTCAAACCTCTGCTGAAGATACAGCGTTATTTCCGCAGGAAACCCATCCGCTTCTTCACCCTCAGCTTGATCTACCTGACCGCCGGAAGCCTCGTCTTCCTGCACGCCGGCATCGGCGGCGACAAACAAGGCGCGCGTGTATACGCGGCGGTGGCCTCGGAGACGGGCGGCCAGATGGCGTCGTCGGACGGCGTGCGGGTGTTTAAGGAGGCTCACGGGCCGGGACGAGGTTACATCCCCATGTGGAAGAAAAAGGCCGGGCAAACCAGAGAGGGCAAAGCTGGCGACTACGCCAACAAGAAAGGCCGCAAAGCCAAAGAGACGGACGACGCAAGAG CAAAGTATATCGGCTGCTACGTTGATTCAACACAAAAGAGGGCCCTAAAAGGAGTTTCATtttttgattacaaaaaaatgactgtattcCGTTGCCAGGACAACTGTGCCGAAAG GGGTTACATGTACGCCGGCTTGGAGTTTGGAGCCGAGTGCTACTGCGGTCACAAGATTCAGACGGCCAACGCTTCGGAGAGCGAATGCAACATGGAGTGTAAAGGAGAAAAGAGCAACACGTGCGGAGGAGCCAACCGCTTATCCATCTACCGGCTGGAGCTGAGCCAGGAGTCGGCACGGCGGC ACGGCAGTGCCATTTTCAAGGGCTGTTTCCAGCGGCCGGATAATGTCACGCTGGCTCTCCCTTTCACACTTTCCATCCAAAACATGTCTGTTGACAAATGTGTCGACACGTGCTCGGAGAAG GAGAAATCGCTGGCCGTTCTGGCCGGAGATCGATGCCACTGCGGCTTCCCCACCTCCGTCTTCTCCCTTCACGAGCCGGAGGACGAGGGCATGTGTCTCCACCGCTGCCCCGGCGAGGAGTTTGAGAGCTGCGGCAACAACCAGTACTTTGTGGTGTACCAGACGCAGGTTCAAG ACCACCGCTGCACGGACAGACGCTTCCTCCCCACTGGTGGCAATCAGCTGGTGGCCCTCGCCAGTTTCCCGGGTTCCGGCAACACCTGGTGTCGCCATCTCATCGAGCTGGCCAGCGGATTCTACACGGGCAGCTATTACTTTGACGCCTCGCTCTACAACAAAG GATTTAAAGGTGAGCGAGACCACTGGCGGAGCGGAAGGACCATCTGCATAAAGACGCACGAGAGCGGCAGAAAGGACATCGGCGCCTTTGACTCCAGCATCCTCGTCATCCGAAACCCCTACAAGGCTCTGGTGGCGGAATTTAACCGCTTATACGGCGGCCACATCGGATTCGCCTCGCAGGCCAACTGGAAAGGGAAAG AGTGGCCCGAGtttgtgcagagtcatgctccTTGGTGGGGGTCCCACATCATGGACTGGCTTCACTATGGCAAGAGGATCCACGTGGTCCACTACGAGGCCCTGAAGAGAGACCTGTTCTCCCATCTCAAGGGAATGCTTCAGTTTTTGGGCCTGAAGGTTTCCGAGGAGCGTCTGCTGTGCATGGAAGGCCAGAAGGACGGCAACTTCAAGCGATCGGGCCTTCGCAAGCTCAAATATGACCCTTACACTCCCCAAATGCGATCGAACATCAGTCAACTGATCCGAAAAGTTGACGCTGCCTTAAGGAAACGCAACTTGTCTGGTGTTCCAGATGAATACATGCCAAGATAA